From a single Octopus sinensis linkage group LG5, ASM634580v1, whole genome shotgun sequence genomic region:
- the LOC115211905 gene encoding exosome complex component RRP46, which produces MNGEIKKQQLRKMSCELSLLSRPDGSASLSCGDTSMMASVYGPAEVKIAKEQINQATVEIVYKPKSGMANCAEKLKENLICSTCETAILACLHPRSSISITIQELQNSGSLLACAINVVCLSLLDASVNMNFMIAAVSCVFTENDQLILDPTLKEESSAPISMMFVFDSVSKSILAIHTSGLFDKTKFNSALVACRAASDEIFTFYREIMQKNFSKS; this is translated from the coding sequence atgaatggagaaataaaaaaacagcAGTTACGGAAAATGTCTTGTGAACTGAGCCTTTTGTCACGACCGGACGGTTCAGCCAGTCTTAGTTGTGGTGATACCTCAATGATGGCCTCAGTATATGGCCCAGCTGAAGTGAAAATTGCTAAAGAACAAATCAACCAAGCTACAGTAGAAATTGTATATAAACCTAAATCAGGTATGGCTAATTGTGCAGAAAAATTAAAGGAGAATTTAATATGCAGCACCTGTGAGACAGCAATCTTGGCCTGTTTACATCCACGTTCTTCTATTAGTATAACTATTCAAGAACTTCAGAATTCAGGGTCCCTATTAGCTTGTGCAATAAATGTTGTTTGTCTCTCATTATTAGATGCAAGTGTTAATATGAACTTCATGATAGCAGCTGTATCTTGTGTCTTCACAGAGAATGACCAACTTATTTTGGACCCAACATTAAAAGAAGAAAGCTCTGCACCAATATCAATGATGTTTGTATTTGACAGTGTCTCTAAAAGCATTCTTGCTATACATACGTCTGGATTATTTGATAAAACAAAATTCAACTCAGCTTTGGTGGCCTGCAGAGCAGCTTCAGATGAGATCTTCACTTTTTACAGGGAAATTatgcaaaaaaatttttctaaatcatag
- the LOC115211747 gene encoding uncharacterized protein LOC115211747, whose protein sequence is MHRLDEIIRENNVYAASYRTLQEVELHEVQYAQQEQGPISVVNLVFNRDRTADRQKYNLPTVKEIAMIFNNTDGESPFNRDFKVYPRNNDIPVISLNILSPNHDPMTYVLLFFPYGEPGWQPHMIGNKNRTNSRQNVTMLQHKVSLTAVRDGEFNPVIHGVCVQESLSSKS, encoded by the exons ATGCACAGATTGGATGAGATTATCAGAGAGAACAATGTCTATGCTGCATCTTACAGGACATTACAAGAAGTAGAACTGCATGAGGTGCAGTATGCCCAACAAGAACAGGGGCCTATATCTGTTGTAAATTTAGTCTTCAACAGGGATCGTACTGCTGATAGGCAGAAATACAATTTACCAACAGTTAAGGAAATAGCTATGATCTTCAACAATACTGATGGTGAGTCACCATTCAACAGAGATTTCAAGGTTTACCCAAGAAACAATGACATTCCTGTGATCAGTCTGAACATTCTTAGCCCCAACCATGACCCAATGACATATGTATTGTTGTTCTTTCCATATGGAGAGCCAGGCTGGCAACCACATATGATTGgtaataaaaatagaacaaactCAAGGCAAAATGTTACAATGCTCCAACATAAAGTATCTCTTACAGCAGTTAGAGATGGTGAATTCAACCCAGTTATCCATGGAG TTTGTGTCCAAGAATCCTTAAGCAGCAAATCATAG
- the LOC115212311 gene encoding probable ATP-dependent RNA helicase DDX5 isoform X1, whose product MSRRERSYDSGRADRKGLSRGLGGMRFGGGRGGSSGLGGRLNKNSQPGERLRKPRWDLSRLPKFEKNFYREHPNVTNRHLDEVQAFLKSNDTTIRGRNPPKAIFSFHEAGYPDYVMEGIAKCGFSNPTPIQSVGWPIALSGRDIVGIARTGSGKTLGFLLPAIVHINHQPYLERGDGPICLVLVPTRELAQQVQEVAIEFGRHSKVRNSCVYGGAPKGPQIRDLERGAEICIATPGRLIDFLEAGKTNLRRTTYLVMDEADRMLDMGFEPQIRKIMEQVRPDRQVLMWSATWPKEVRSLAEEFLKDYIQINIGALQLSANHNILQIIDVCNESEKDHKLVKLLEEIMNEKENKTLVFVETKRRADELQRRMKRDGWPVMAIHGDKSQPERDWVLSEFRTGRIPIMIATDVASRGLDVDDIKFVINFDYPATSEDYVHRIGRTARSNNTGTAYTFFTPANMKQAQDLMSVLKEANQVINPKLMQLAESARGIFGKGRSRYRGGRDRDNGSGGRFGSSGSRGDRGGGSRGSSYGSGRDRGGGSRGGYGGSSGSGNYGAGSQSRGSFGSKPGGSSERNRFSANSGNFNQNNVGSYGTNVGNKTGGYGMHSKPNYNTGSNVGPKSNYPSQNSSYPTANSSNYGTQNSSRPVQAPGQYGSQKPQNSYQMNGYGGAPAPPAQSTSSNQQNGNATSGAGTQNLQNLQNMAFMYSQWMQNQPGGNSQQQPPPPPPGKTTNPPPPPSTNYNYQYR is encoded by the exons ATGTCTAGAAGAGAGAGATCGTACGATTCTGGTCGCGCCGACCGAAAAGG tttatcaCGTGGTTTGGGTGGCATGAGATTTGGTGGTGGCCGTGGTGGATCTAGTGGTCTTGGAGGCCGTCTTAACAAAAATAGTCAACCCGGTGAACGTCTTAGGAAACCAAGATGGGATTTATCAAGATTGCCTAAATTTGAGAAGAATTTTTACAGAGAACACCCTAATGTTACCAATAGACATTTA GATGAAGTTCAAGCCTTTCTTAAAAGTAATGACACTACAATTCGTGGTCGAAATCCTCCAAAGGCTATATTCTCATTTCATGAAGCAGGTTATCCAG atTATGTAATGGAAGGGATTGCCAAATGTGGGTTTTCTAATCCAACACCTATTCAGTCTGTAGGCTGGCCTATAGCACTGTCTGGTAGAGATATAGTTGGTATTGCCAGAACTGGTTCTGGTAAGACATTAGGA ttctTGTTACCTGCTATAGTGCATATAAATCACCAACCATATTTAGAAAGAGGAGACGGTCCTATT TGTTTAGTACTTGTACCTACTAGAGAGCTAGCTCAACAGGTTCAAGAAGTTGCTATTGAATTTGGCCGACATTCAAAGGTACGCAACAGTTGCGTTTATGGAGGTGCTCCTAAAGGCCCCCAAATCAGAGATTTGGAAAGAG GTGCAGAGATTTGCATTGCTACACCAGGGCGTCTTATAGACTTCTTAGAAGCTGGTAAAACAAATCTTAGGAGAACTACATATTTAGTTATGGATGAAGCTGATAGAATGTTGGATATGGGCTTTGAACCACAAATTAGAAAGATTATGGAGCAGGTTCGG cCCGACCGCCAAGTGCTTATGTGGAGTGCTACTTGGCCAAAAGAAGTGAGATCATTAGCTGAGGAATTCCTTAAGGACTACATTCAGATCAACATAGGTGCTCTGCAACTTAGTGCGAACcacaatattttacaaataatcgATGTTTGTAATGAATCTGAGAAAGATCACAA ATTAGTAAAGCTTCTAGAAGAgataatgaatgaaaaagaaaacaaaacattagtTTTTGTTGAGACTAAACGAAGAGCAGATGAGTTACAAAGAAGAATGAAACGTGATGG CTGGCCTGTTATGGCTATTCATGGTGATAAGTCACAACCAGAGAGAGATTGGGTGTTAAGTG aATTCAGAACAGGACGTATACCAATTATGATTGCTACTGATGTTGCATCTAGAGGCTTAG ATGTGGATGATATAAAATTTGTGATAAACTTTGACTACCCGGCCACCTCAGAAGACTATGTTCACCGTATTGGGCGAACTGCTCGCAGCAACAATACTGGCACTGCGTACACTTTCTTCACTCCTGCTAATATGAAACAAGCACAAGACCTTATGTCTGTGCTTAAAGAAGCTAACCAAGTCATCAATCCTAAATTAATGCAATTGGCAGAGAGTGCAAGAGGAATATTTGGAAAAG GACGCAGTCGCTACCGAGGTGGCAGGGATAGAGATAATGGAAGTGGTGGCCGCTTTGGATCTAGTGGCAGCCGTGGTGATCGTGGAGGTGGTTCTCGTGGGAGCAGCTATGGTAGTGGCCGTGATCGTGGAGGTGGTTCtcgtggtggttatggtgggtCTTCAGGTTCAGGAAACTATGGAGCTGGTAGCCAGTCCAGAGGATCATTTGGATCTAAGCCAGGTGGTAGTTCTGAAAGAAATAGATTTTCAGCTAACTCTGGTAACTTTAACCAAAATAATGTAGGAAGTTATGGCACTAACGTAGGGAACAAGACCGGTGGTTATGGAATGCATTCAAAGCCTAATTATAATACTGGTAGTAATGTGGGTCCTAAATCTAATTATCCATCTCAGAATTCCAGTTATCCTACAGCAAATAGTTCAAACTATGGCACCCAAAATAGTTCACGGCCTGTACAAGCACCCGGACAGTATGGGTCTCAAAAACCCCAGAACTCCTATCAGATGAATGGttacggcggtgctccagcacctCCAGCACAGTCAACTAGTTCTAATCAACAGAATGGTAATGCAACTAGTGGGGCTGGTACACAGAATTTGCAAAACTTACAAAATATGGCTTTCATGTACAGTCAGTGGATGCAAAATCAGCCGGGTGGTAACTCTCAGCAACAgccccctcctccacctcctggAAAAACAACCAATccgccacctccaccatctaCCAACTACAATTATCAGTATCGTTAA
- the LOC115212311 gene encoding probable ATP-dependent RNA helicase DDX5 isoform X2 codes for MFSSLSRGLGGMRFGGGRGGSSGLGGRLNKNSQPGERLRKPRWDLSRLPKFEKNFYREHPNVTNRHLDEVQAFLKSNDTTIRGRNPPKAIFSFHEAGYPDYVMEGIAKCGFSNPTPIQSVGWPIALSGRDIVGIARTGSGKTLGFLLPAIVHINHQPYLERGDGPICLVLVPTRELAQQVQEVAIEFGRHSKVRNSCVYGGAPKGPQIRDLERGAEICIATPGRLIDFLEAGKTNLRRTTYLVMDEADRMLDMGFEPQIRKIMEQVRPDRQVLMWSATWPKEVRSLAEEFLKDYIQINIGALQLSANHNILQIIDVCNESEKDHKLVKLLEEIMNEKENKTLVFVETKRRADELQRRMKRDGWPVMAIHGDKSQPERDWVLSEFRTGRIPIMIATDVASRGLDVDDIKFVINFDYPATSEDYVHRIGRTARSNNTGTAYTFFTPANMKQAQDLMSVLKEANQVINPKLMQLAESARGIFGKGRSRYRGGRDRDNGSGGRFGSSGSRGDRGGGSRGSSYGSGRDRGGGSRGGYGGSSGSGNYGAGSQSRGSFGSKPGGSSERNRFSANSGNFNQNNVGSYGTNVGNKTGGYGMHSKPNYNTGSNVGPKSNYPSQNSSYPTANSSNYGTQNSSRPVQAPGQYGSQKPQNSYQMNGYGGAPAPPAQSTSSNQQNGNATSGAGTQNLQNLQNMAFMYSQWMQNQPGGNSQQQPPPPPPGKTTNPPPPPSTNYNYQYR; via the exons ATGTTTTCAAG tttatcaCGTGGTTTGGGTGGCATGAGATTTGGTGGTGGCCGTGGTGGATCTAGTGGTCTTGGAGGCCGTCTTAACAAAAATAGTCAACCCGGTGAACGTCTTAGGAAACCAAGATGGGATTTATCAAGATTGCCTAAATTTGAGAAGAATTTTTACAGAGAACACCCTAATGTTACCAATAGACATTTA GATGAAGTTCAAGCCTTTCTTAAAAGTAATGACACTACAATTCGTGGTCGAAATCCTCCAAAGGCTATATTCTCATTTCATGAAGCAGGTTATCCAG atTATGTAATGGAAGGGATTGCCAAATGTGGGTTTTCTAATCCAACACCTATTCAGTCTGTAGGCTGGCCTATAGCACTGTCTGGTAGAGATATAGTTGGTATTGCCAGAACTGGTTCTGGTAAGACATTAGGA ttctTGTTACCTGCTATAGTGCATATAAATCACCAACCATATTTAGAAAGAGGAGACGGTCCTATT TGTTTAGTACTTGTACCTACTAGAGAGCTAGCTCAACAGGTTCAAGAAGTTGCTATTGAATTTGGCCGACATTCAAAGGTACGCAACAGTTGCGTTTATGGAGGTGCTCCTAAAGGCCCCCAAATCAGAGATTTGGAAAGAG GTGCAGAGATTTGCATTGCTACACCAGGGCGTCTTATAGACTTCTTAGAAGCTGGTAAAACAAATCTTAGGAGAACTACATATTTAGTTATGGATGAAGCTGATAGAATGTTGGATATGGGCTTTGAACCACAAATTAGAAAGATTATGGAGCAGGTTCGG cCCGACCGCCAAGTGCTTATGTGGAGTGCTACTTGGCCAAAAGAAGTGAGATCATTAGCTGAGGAATTCCTTAAGGACTACATTCAGATCAACATAGGTGCTCTGCAACTTAGTGCGAACcacaatattttacaaataatcgATGTTTGTAATGAATCTGAGAAAGATCACAA ATTAGTAAAGCTTCTAGAAGAgataatgaatgaaaaagaaaacaaaacattagtTTTTGTTGAGACTAAACGAAGAGCAGATGAGTTACAAAGAAGAATGAAACGTGATGG CTGGCCTGTTATGGCTATTCATGGTGATAAGTCACAACCAGAGAGAGATTGGGTGTTAAGTG aATTCAGAACAGGACGTATACCAATTATGATTGCTACTGATGTTGCATCTAGAGGCTTAG ATGTGGATGATATAAAATTTGTGATAAACTTTGACTACCCGGCCACCTCAGAAGACTATGTTCACCGTATTGGGCGAACTGCTCGCAGCAACAATACTGGCACTGCGTACACTTTCTTCACTCCTGCTAATATGAAACAAGCACAAGACCTTATGTCTGTGCTTAAAGAAGCTAACCAAGTCATCAATCCTAAATTAATGCAATTGGCAGAGAGTGCAAGAGGAATATTTGGAAAAG GACGCAGTCGCTACCGAGGTGGCAGGGATAGAGATAATGGAAGTGGTGGCCGCTTTGGATCTAGTGGCAGCCGTGGTGATCGTGGAGGTGGTTCTCGTGGGAGCAGCTATGGTAGTGGCCGTGATCGTGGAGGTGGTTCtcgtggtggttatggtgggtCTTCAGGTTCAGGAAACTATGGAGCTGGTAGCCAGTCCAGAGGATCATTTGGATCTAAGCCAGGTGGTAGTTCTGAAAGAAATAGATTTTCAGCTAACTCTGGTAACTTTAACCAAAATAATGTAGGAAGTTATGGCACTAACGTAGGGAACAAGACCGGTGGTTATGGAATGCATTCAAAGCCTAATTATAATACTGGTAGTAATGTGGGTCCTAAATCTAATTATCCATCTCAGAATTCCAGTTATCCTACAGCAAATAGTTCAAACTATGGCACCCAAAATAGTTCACGGCCTGTACAAGCACCCGGACAGTATGGGTCTCAAAAACCCCAGAACTCCTATCAGATGAATGGttacggcggtgctccagcacctCCAGCACAGTCAACTAGTTCTAATCAACAGAATGGTAATGCAACTAGTGGGGCTGGTACACAGAATTTGCAAAACTTACAAAATATGGCTTTCATGTACAGTCAGTGGATGCAAAATCAGCCGGGTGGTAACTCTCAGCAACAgccccctcctccacctcctggAAAAACAACCAATccgccacctccaccatctaCCAACTACAATTATCAGTATCGTTAA